A part of Terriglobus roseus genomic DNA contains:
- a CDS encoding glycosyl hydrolase family 95 catalytic domain-containing protein — MSTRREFIAGAAATAAIATGKPFQAPASSSANPATTLWYSQEAKQWLEALPLGNGNQGAMIFGGVTTERLALSDSTAWSGAPNEHSVNQEAKAHIAEIRQLLFDGKYVEATQLSRKYIAGRATNFGTNLPLPDVLIDFESPSHPITDYRRTLTLHDAVAEVSFRSGGQSHSREAFASHAHRLIAYRIAHPSSFRVHFAASQLPFTAHTEGNRLVLLGRAVETKHSDGKSGVDFEIHVEVITQDGHTERNTNGITVKEARTATILIAIATSFRGNDPNAACRQTLTAARSLSYEKLKEAHIADYAPLFRRMSFRLGNDPNANKPTDMRISNVKKGASDPGLHALFFQFGRYLTIAGSRADSHLPLALQGIWNDGLAAAMGWTDDFHLDINTEQNYWAAEVCNLSECQAPLFRFLEFLRSAGQKPAREMYDAPGWIAHTVTNPWGYTAPGDVGWGNFPVAGIWLSLQLWEHYRFTNDKMFLRQTAFPIFRDAAEFFLAYMATEPTHGWLVTGPSESPENAFKDPRGGNASESMMPTVDRVMTFALFDICEQTCKVLNFDMPLAERVKTAKAKLPPLQIGSHGQLQEWLHDVEDAYPNHRHTSHLTSLYPESQVDVRTTPALAHAAEITIQRRVAAPDWEQTEWGRANFMAFYARLLKGDESVHYLNDLLSHATGNNLLTFSQGGVAGAEQNIFAIDGNTGGTAAMAEMLMQSQRGEIELLPALPDAWPDGEVRGLCARGGYTVDIAWQNGALIHAAIRSRFPEAIPVRYRDSVKSFNITANETLRLRPTMFK, encoded by the coding sequence TTGAGTACGCGCCGCGAATTCATTGCAGGCGCTGCGGCTACGGCCGCAATTGCCACAGGTAAGCCATTTCAAGCGCCAGCATCATCCAGCGCAAACCCAGCAACTACCCTTTGGTACAGCCAGGAAGCAAAACAGTGGCTGGAGGCTTTGCCGCTGGGCAATGGCAATCAAGGCGCCATGATCTTCGGCGGCGTAACGACAGAGCGGCTTGCGCTTTCCGACTCCACTGCTTGGTCCGGGGCTCCTAACGAGCATTCTGTCAATCAAGAAGCGAAGGCGCATATTGCTGAGATTAGGCAGCTGCTGTTTGATGGGAAATATGTCGAAGCGACGCAGCTAAGCCGCAAATATATCGCAGGCCGCGCTACAAACTTCGGCACGAACTTACCGCTTCCCGATGTGTTAATCGACTTCGAATCGCCGTCTCATCCCATTACGGATTACCGCCGCACACTCACTCTGCATGATGCCGTGGCAGAAGTATCCTTCCGATCGGGAGGACAGAGTCACTCGCGAGAAGCATTTGCATCGCATGCTCACAGGCTGATTGCCTATCGCATCGCGCATCCTAGCTCGTTCCGCGTTCACTTCGCCGCGTCACAACTCCCGTTCACGGCGCACACCGAAGGCAATCGTTTGGTCTTGCTCGGCAGGGCGGTTGAAACCAAGCATAGCGACGGAAAGTCTGGCGTTGATTTCGAAATCCATGTAGAAGTCATCACACAAGACGGACATACCGAACGTAACACCAATGGCATAACGGTCAAGGAAGCCCGTACTGCAACCATCCTTATCGCGATCGCAACTTCCTTCCGTGGCAACGATCCAAACGCAGCCTGCCGACAAACTCTGACAGCCGCGCGCAGCTTGTCATACGAGAAGCTGAAAGAAGCACACATCGCAGATTATGCGCCGCTCTTCCGACGGATGTCGTTCCGCTTGGGCAACGATCCAAACGCCAACAAGCCCACAGATATGCGAATCAGCAATGTGAAGAAGGGAGCAAGCGATCCTGGATTGCACGCACTCTTCTTTCAATTTGGGCGCTATCTCACAATCGCAGGATCACGTGCTGACTCACATCTTCCGCTGGCTCTGCAGGGCATCTGGAATGACGGTCTCGCTGCTGCGATGGGGTGGACCGATGACTTCCACCTGGATATCAATACAGAACAGAATTACTGGGCCGCGGAAGTCTGCAATCTATCAGAGTGTCAGGCGCCGCTCTTCCGCTTCCTCGAGTTCCTGCGCAGCGCGGGTCAGAAACCGGCAAGAGAGATGTATGACGCTCCTGGCTGGATTGCACATACCGTTACCAACCCATGGGGCTACACTGCTCCGGGCGACGTGGGATGGGGCAATTTTCCTGTTGCGGGTATCTGGCTTTCGCTGCAACTGTGGGAACACTATCGCTTCACTAATGACAAAATGTTCCTGCGGCAAACGGCCTTCCCTATCTTTCGCGACGCAGCCGAATTCTTCCTGGCATATATGGCTACAGAGCCAACGCATGGATGGCTGGTAACAGGACCATCTGAATCGCCAGAAAACGCTTTCAAAGACCCGCGTGGCGGCAACGCCAGTGAAAGCATGATGCCCACTGTGGATCGAGTGATGACGTTTGCGCTCTTCGATATCTGCGAGCAAACATGCAAGGTTCTTAATTTCGATATGCCACTCGCCGAACGGGTAAAGACTGCAAAGGCAAAGCTACCTCCGCTCCAAATTGGCAGCCATGGTCAATTGCAAGAATGGTTGCATGACGTTGAGGATGCCTATCCGAATCATCGCCATACATCGCACTTGACGTCTCTCTATCCGGAATCGCAAGTGGATGTTCGAACCACTCCCGCGCTGGCGCACGCAGCAGAAATAACAATTCAACGTCGTGTCGCGGCGCCAGACTGGGAACAGACGGAATGGGGTCGCGCCAATTTCATGGCGTTCTATGCTCGGCTGTTGAAGGGTGATGAGTCAGTTCACTATCTTAACGATTTGCTCTCGCATGCCACGGGCAATAACTTGCTGACCTTCTCTCAGGGCGGTGTCGCTGGGGCTGAACAAAACATTTTCGCAATCGATGGCAATACCGGTGGAACAGCCGCAATGGCAGAGATGCTGATGCAATCGCAACGAGGCGAAATTGAACTTCTGCCCGCTCTGCCAGACGCATGGCCCGACGGCGAAGTGCGAGGGCTATGTGCACGCGGAGGTTATACCGTCGACATTGCGTGGCAGAACGGCGCGCTGATCCATGCAGCCATTCGCAGCCGCTTTCCTGAAGCTATCCCCGTTCGCTATCGTGACTCAGTGAAATCGTTCAATATAACGGCAAACGAGACGCTACGACTGCGTCCCACGATGTTCAAGTAA
- a CDS encoding glycoside hydrolase family 97 protein, whose protein sequence is MTKHWVLIGLFALGAVQQTHAQANRLQSPDGRLVMTFSVNTSKPLSTQGSGQLQYSVTFKGKPIIDASAMGLALDDQLSLGENVTIADTKSSSGIDDYPLMFSKVSHVHDAYNVLSLTVREPGSNGHGRSLVVEARAYNSGIAFRYLLPAPPRGNTELRLRDEETEFRFSQDDTAWVLALPNYRSSYESEYVRYNLSALSNQGGVSSHFLIGMPTLLHQPGDAWISLMEADLEGNSSAYVTNPTGNWAGHMLRVKLSPRWDDPSFAVTGTLPHHSAWRVLGIADTPGELLESNLQTDLNPPSRVKDTNWIQPGKASWNWWVDNVNAKGESGNSQFTTETMKYYVDFAAKSGFPYFFLDAGWSGGDITKMNGKVDIPELVKYAATKHVKVWIWLYSTAVMEQMKEAFPLYEKWGVAGMKIDFVNRDDQEGIQFFYDVAREAAAHHLMVDFHGCHTPWGIMRTYPNVMSYEAVLGLENNKVGRRDSPVDRSVFAWTRALVGPLDYTAGAFDSQTEASFVARNASPQVMGTRAQQLALYVVYENPVPMVSDSPQNYEGEAAAAFQFLKDVPTTWDETRVLGGDVGEYSIVARRHGSEWYLGSTTNWTPRELKVPLKFLGNGNYTAEVYEDGADAATQPKHVNIRKASVASNSTLNLNLAPGGGAAIRFIPAK, encoded by the coding sequence ATTATTTGCCTTGGGGGCGGTGCAGCAGACACATGCCCAGGCCAATCGTTTGCAGTCACCCGATGGGCGATTGGTTATGACGTTTTCTGTAAACACCTCGAAGCCGCTTTCAACGCAGGGAAGCGGACAGCTTCAGTATTCGGTTACGTTCAAGGGAAAGCCAATCATCGATGCTTCGGCAATGGGACTTGCACTGGATGATCAGCTTTCGTTGGGAGAGAACGTAACAATTGCAGATACAAAGTCATCGAGTGGGATCGACGACTATCCGCTCATGTTTTCAAAGGTGAGCCATGTTCACGATGCCTATAACGTGCTTTCGCTGACGGTGAGAGAACCCGGTTCGAACGGGCATGGCCGCAGTCTTGTTGTGGAGGCGCGCGCATACAACAGCGGTATTGCTTTCCGTTATCTGCTTCCCGCTCCGCCGCGTGGCAATACAGAGCTTCGTCTGCGGGATGAAGAGACGGAGTTTCGCTTTAGCCAGGACGACACCGCATGGGTATTGGCGCTACCGAATTATCGATCCAGCTACGAAAGCGAATATGTTCGCTACAACCTATCCGCGCTGAGCAATCAGGGCGGCGTTTCTAGCCACTTCCTCATCGGCATGCCTACGTTGCTGCACCAACCGGGTGATGCATGGATTTCATTGATGGAAGCTGATTTGGAAGGGAACAGCTCAGCCTACGTTACAAATCCCACTGGGAATTGGGCGGGACATATGCTGCGTGTGAAGTTATCTCCGCGATGGGATGATCCGTCATTTGCTGTTACCGGAACGCTACCTCATCATTCCGCGTGGCGCGTGCTTGGTATCGCTGATACACCGGGAGAACTGCTGGAGAGCAATCTGCAAACAGATTTGAATCCACCTAGCCGTGTGAAGGATACAAACTGGATCCAGCCAGGTAAGGCTTCGTGGAACTGGTGGGTTGATAACGTGAACGCCAAAGGCGAATCCGGAAATTCGCAGTTCACCACAGAGACGATGAAGTATTACGTGGATTTTGCTGCGAAGTCTGGCTTCCCGTATTTCTTTCTGGATGCAGGATGGTCTGGTGGAGACATCACCAAAATGAACGGAAAAGTCGATATCCCAGAGTTGGTGAAGTACGCAGCGACGAAGCACGTGAAGGTGTGGATCTGGCTCTACTCCACTGCTGTTATGGAACAGATGAAAGAAGCATTTCCTCTCTACGAGAAGTGGGGCGTTGCGGGCATGAAAATTGACTTTGTCAATCGTGACGATCAGGAAGGCATTCAGTTCTTCTACGACGTGGCACGCGAAGCGGCCGCTCATCATCTGATGGTGGATTTTCATGGATGTCATACGCCGTGGGGTATTATGCGCACCTATCCCAACGTGATGAGCTATGAGGCAGTACTAGGACTCGAGAACAATAAGGTGGGCAGGCGCGACAGCCCCGTGGATCGATCAGTTTTTGCATGGACGCGAGCCCTAGTGGGCCCCTTGGACTACACAGCGGGCGCATTCGACAGCCAGACAGAAGCCAGCTTTGTTGCACGCAATGCATCGCCTCAGGTGATGGGAACGCGTGCGCAGCAGCTTGCGTTGTATGTCGTGTATGAAAATCCTGTACCGATGGTGTCCGACAGCCCACAAAACTATGAAGGCGAAGCCGCTGCCGCGTTCCAGTTTTTGAAGGATGTTCCTACAACGTGGGATGAAACTCGCGTTTTAGGTGGAGATGTTGGCGAATACTCTATCGTTGCGCGACGCCACGGCAGCGAGTGGTATCTGGGCAGCACGACCAACTGGACACCGCGAGAGCTGAAGGTGCCACTGAAGTTTCTTGGCAACGGCAACTATACGGCTGAGGTGTACGAAGATGGCGCCGATGCGGCAACGCAACCGAAGCATGTCAACATCCGCAAGGCTTCCGTCGCATCGAATTCAACGCTCAATCTGAACCTTGCGCCAGGTGGCGGAGCGGCAATACGCTTCATTCCTGCAAAGTGA